From the genome of Psychroserpens ponticola, one region includes:
- a CDS encoding iron-containing alcohol dehydrogenase family protein, with the protein MNYKNYPMVSRVVFGRGSFNQLGDIISPKRKNIKAPFIFLVDDVFKGNSWLTSRIPIAYNDQLLYISAEEEPKTSQVDELVEQIILSHKDRPSGIIGIGGGTILDLAKAVAILLTNEGEAKNYQGWDLVKMPAIYHVGVPTISGTGAEVSRTTVLTGPDKKLGINSDYTPFDQVILDPELAKDVPKNQWFYTGMDCYIHCIESLNGTYLNAFSQSYGEKAYQLCLEIFVEDNLTEEESQDKLMMASWHGGMSIAYSQVGVAHAMSYGLSYLLGTKHGIGNCIVFDHLEEFYPDGVKLFKQMKQKHNIKLPQGLCDNLSDEEFDIMIDVALSLEPLWINAVGKNWKQIITRDKLKGLYQKM; encoded by the coding sequence ATGAATTATAAAAATTATCCAATGGTGTCCAGAGTAGTATTTGGACGAGGCAGTTTTAACCAATTAGGCGATATAATTTCACCTAAAAGGAAAAACATAAAGGCACCATTTATTTTTTTGGTTGATGATGTGTTTAAAGGCAATTCTTGGCTTACGTCTCGAATTCCGATTGCATACAATGACCAATTACTTTATATATCTGCTGAAGAAGAACCTAAAACATCTCAGGTTGATGAGTTAGTAGAACAAATTATATTAAGCCATAAAGATCGTCCATCTGGTATCATCGGAATTGGAGGTGGTACAATTTTAGACCTTGCCAAAGCAGTCGCTATTCTTTTAACTAATGAAGGTGAAGCAAAAAATTATCAAGGATGGGATTTAGTGAAAATGCCTGCAATTTATCATGTTGGAGTTCCTACCATTTCTGGAACAGGAGCAGAAGTTTCTAGAACAACAGTGCTTACAGGTCCAGATAAAAAATTGGGTATTAATTCAGACTATACGCCTTTTGATCAAGTGATATTAGATCCAGAATTAGCTAAAGATGTACCAAAAAATCAATGGTTTTATACAGGAATGGATTGCTATATCCATTGTATTGAATCTTTAAACGGAACATATCTCAATGCATTTAGTCAGAGTTATGGAGAGAAAGCTTATCAATTATGTCTCGAAATTTTTGTTGAAGACAATTTAACAGAAGAAGAGTCCCAAGATAAACTCATGATGGCATCTTGGCATGGCGGAATGAGTATAGCCTATTCTCAAGTTGGTGTTGCTCATGCTATGAGTTACGGATTATCTTATTTATTAGGTACAAAGCATGGTATTGGAAATTGTATTGTTTTTGATCATTTAGAGGAGTTTTATCCAGATGGTGTAAAGCTGTTTAAGCAAATGAAACAAAAGCATAACATTAAATTACCTCAAGGTTTATGTGATAATTTGAGTGATGAAGAATTTGATATTATGATTGATGTTGCTTTAAGTTTAGAACCACTTTGGATAAATGCTGTAGGAAAAAACTGGAAGCAAATTATTACAAGAGATAAGCTCAAAGGATTATATCAAAAGATGTAA
- a CDS encoding 1-acyl-sn-glycerol-3-phosphate acyltransferase has translation MRWLAKFIYFKLLGWKITGNTNFSSNVLKKVVIIAVPHTSWHDFYIGLLLRKITGVKTNFVGKKELFKWPFGYYFRWVGGAPLDRTSGQNKVQAIAKLFEDKDEFRLTLAPEGTRKKVKEWKTGFYYIAKEANVPIIMFTLDFKNKTNTISEPFYPTNDFEADFKFMKAFFKGVIGKKLEYS, from the coding sequence ATGCGCTGGCTTGCTAAATTTATCTATTTTAAACTTCTCGGTTGGAAAATCACTGGAAACACAAACTTTTCAAGTAATGTTCTTAAGAAAGTAGTCATTATTGCTGTGCCACATACCAGTTGGCATGATTTCTACATAGGTTTATTACTGAGAAAAATTACTGGTGTTAAAACTAATTTTGTTGGAAAAAAAGAATTGTTTAAATGGCCTTTTGGATATTATTTTAGATGGGTTGGAGGAGCGCCTTTAGATCGAACTTCTGGTCAAAATAAAGTACAAGCGATTGCTAAATTATTTGAAGATAAAGACGAGTTTAGACTTACATTAGCTCCAGAAGGAACCAGGAAAAAAGTAAAGGAATGGAAAACGGGATTCTATTATATTGCAAAAGAAGCAAATGTGCCAATCATTATGTTTACGTTAGATTTTAAAAATAAAACAAATACGATTTCTGAGCCTTTTTATCCTACAAATGATTTTGAAGCCGATTTTAAATTTATGAAAGCCTTTTTTAAAGGTGTAATAGGAAAAAAACTAGAGTACTCTTAG
- a CDS encoding nuclear transport factor 2 family protein yields MKDVIETFYKAFNNLDAETMVSCYHDDIIFEDPAFGVLKGKRAKNMWRMLCKSQKNKDFVVKFSNIKATNHEGSASWEAFYTFSKTGRKVHNIIEASFEFKDGKIIKHTDTFNLHKWSKQALGLKGFILGKTMYFSNKLKAQTNRLLDTFEKKQS; encoded by the coding sequence ATGAAAGATGTCATTGAAACATTTTACAAAGCATTCAACAATCTTGATGCAGAAACTATGGTATCTTGCTATCATGACGACATCATATTTGAAGATCCAGCATTTGGAGTTTTAAAAGGAAAGCGTGCAAAAAATATGTGGAGAATGCTGTGTAAATCACAAAAAAACAAAGATTTCGTAGTTAAGTTTTCTAACATAAAAGCGACTAATCATGAAGGTTCAGCATCTTGGGAAGCTTTTTATACTTTCAGCAAAACAGGAAGAAAAGTCCATAATATCATTGAAGCAAGTTTTGAATTTAAAGATGGAAAAATCATTAAACATACAGACACATTCAATTTGCATAAATGGTCTAAACAAGCACTTGGTTTAAAAGGGTTTATTTTAGGAAAAACGATGTATTTCAGTAATAAGTTAAAAGCTCAGACTAATAGACTTTTAGACACATTTGAAAAGAAACAAAGCTAA
- the aroB gene encoding 3-dehydroquinate synthase, whose product MKSIETKTYKVHFNSTGYEALNRYIDDHNFSKVFILVDSNTHEHCLQAFMSQLQSSTTIEIIEIDAGEQFKTIDTCVGVWNALSELNADRKSILLNLGGGVVTDLGGFVASTFKRGIKYVNIPTSLLAMVDASVGGKTGVDLGVVKNQIGVINSGDMVLIDTSYLDTLPQNQLKSGLAEMLKHGLIKDNRYFETLTDLSKLTLNDLDELIYESVEIKKNIVTEDPNEEGIRKHLNFGHTLGHAIESYFLESVNKVQLLHGEAIIIGMILECYLSAELLNFPSDDLDRITKAFNTIYKPVNFNDEDYAPIIELLKYDKKNENGNINFVLLEAIGQPKIDCLVSNELIKEAFQFYNNSIS is encoded by the coding sequence ATGAAATCCATAGAAACAAAAACGTATAAAGTTCATTTTAACTCCACAGGTTACGAGGCTCTTAATCGTTATATAGACGACCATAACTTTTCAAAGGTTTTTATTCTCGTAGATTCTAATACGCATGAACATTGCTTACAAGCATTCATGTCGCAACTGCAATCAAGCACAACTATTGAAATTATTGAAATAGATGCTGGAGAGCAATTCAAAACAATCGACACTTGTGTAGGTGTATGGAACGCTCTTTCTGAACTAAACGCAGATAGAAAAAGTATACTTTTAAATCTTGGAGGTGGTGTTGTTACAGATCTGGGTGGATTTGTTGCAAGTACATTTAAAAGAGGAATTAAGTACGTCAACATTCCAACCTCTTTACTTGCAATGGTAGATGCTTCTGTTGGTGGAAAAACTGGTGTCGATCTTGGTGTTGTAAAAAATCAAATTGGAGTTATTAATTCTGGAGACATGGTTTTAATTGACACTTCATATTTAGATACGCTTCCACAAAATCAACTAAAATCTGGGTTGGCAGAAATGCTTAAACACGGACTTATAAAAGACAATCGTTATTTTGAAACCTTAACAGATTTATCGAAATTAACACTTAATGATCTAGATGAGTTGATTTATGAATCTGTTGAAATTAAGAAAAATATCGTCACAGAAGATCCAAATGAAGAAGGCATTAGAAAACATCTAAATTTTGGACACACACTTGGTCATGCCATAGAATCTTACTTTTTAGAATCTGTAAATAAGGTTCAATTATTACATGGTGAAGCCATTATAATAGGTATGATTTTAGAATGTTATTTATCTGCTGAATTATTAAATTTTCCATCAGATGATTTAGATCGTATTACTAAAGCATTCAACACGATTTATAAGCCTGTTAATTTTAATGACGAAGATTATGCTCCCATTATAGAGCTTTTAAAATACGATAAGAAAAATGAAAATGGCAATATTAATTTTGTTTTATTAGAAGCTATCGGACAGCCAAAAATTGATTGTTTGGTATCAAATGAACTTATAAAAGAAGCTTTTCAATTCTATAATAATTCAATATCATAA
- a CDS encoding proline dehydrogenase family protein, producing the protein MNTNTLFDNTEVAFALKNDAQLERAYFLFKMISHQPLVRIGTAATNFALKANLPVEGLIRSTVFDHFCGGVSEEDCLPVIDKMFTKGVSSVLDYSVEGKEEEATFDEARDKILKIIKFADEKEAMPIVVFKPTGFGRFYLYQKKGEGKEFTTVEQKEWSRIVARFDAVCRLAKEKDVEVLIDGEESWMQDAADDLCETMMRKYNQNKPIVYNTLQTYRWDRFDYLKGIHERAKTQNFTVGFKIVRGAYMEKERDRAEDKGYPSPICETKKATDDNFNSCMTYILNNLNSISLFIGTHNEQSCYLAMDLMSQLGIDKKDNNVWFGQLYGMSDHLSFNLAEQGYNVAKYVPFGPVKDVMPYLIRRAEENTSVAGQTSRELNLLKLEKARRKL; encoded by the coding sequence ATGAATACAAATACGCTTTTTGATAATACAGAAGTTGCTTTTGCTCTCAAAAATGATGCGCAATTAGAACGCGCTTATTTTTTGTTTAAGATGATTTCTCATCAACCATTAGTTAGAATTGGAACTGCAGCAACTAATTTTGCTTTAAAAGCAAATTTGCCTGTAGAAGGTTTGATACGTTCAACTGTGTTTGATCATTTTTGTGGTGGTGTAAGTGAAGAAGATTGTTTGCCTGTTATTGACAAGATGTTTACAAAAGGCGTGAGTTCTGTTTTAGATTATTCTGTTGAAGGAAAAGAAGAAGAGGCTACGTTTGATGAAGCTAGAGATAAGATTTTAAAAATTATCAAGTTTGCCGATGAGAAAGAAGCGATGCCAATTGTTGTATTTAAACCTACAGGTTTTGGTCGCTTTTATTTGTATCAGAAGAAAGGAGAAGGCAAAGAATTTACAACAGTAGAACAAAAAGAATGGAGTAGGATTGTAGCTCGTTTTGATGCTGTTTGTCGTTTAGCAAAAGAAAAAGATGTAGAGGTTTTAATTGATGGAGAAGAAAGTTGGATGCAAGATGCAGCAGATGATCTTTGTGAAACCATGATGCGAAAATATAATCAAAACAAGCCTATTGTTTATAATACATTACAGACCTATCGTTGGGATCGATTTGATTATTTAAAAGGCATTCATGAACGCGCCAAAACACAAAACTTTACAGTTGGTTTTAAAATCGTAAGAGGAGCTTATATGGAAAAAGAAAGAGATCGAGCTGAAGATAAAGGGTATCCATCACCAATTTGTGAGACTAAAAAAGCTACAGACGATAATTTCAATTCGTGCATGACATATATTTTGAATAACCTTAATTCAATTTCATTATTTATTGGGACGCATAATGAGCAAAGTTGTTATTTGGCAATGGATTTAATGTCTCAACTTGGGATTGACAAAAAAGACAATAACGTTTGGTTTGGACAGCTTTATGGTATGAGTGATCATCTTAGTTTTAATTTGGCTGAACAAGGCTATAATGTCGCTAAATATGTTCCTTTTGGACCAGTAAAAGATGTGATGCCTTATTTGATTAGACGTGCTGAAGAAAATACATCTGTTGCTGGGCAAACAAGCAGAGAGCTCAATTTATTAAAATTAGAAAAGGCACGCAGGAAATTATAA
- a CDS encoding GumC family protein — protein MNTNKTNSLQNELKDKVDLFVSKWKLLLFCLLLALGIAYTYLRYANYKYQATATIKINDENQKKQLPELSALQDYGMFSNDFTNINDEVSIIESRYLINQVVEDLKLNIQYYVKGKIKEQEIYKNPPVILSFFESDSLINTIDTTLYLKVKSPTKFMLSNEEGNDFFDMESANAKEYSFGDRINSGFGDFVITPNVGKNEVEPGTSMKIAMHNTNLIVEKYKGKLKVTSTKGSNIISLSLKEGIKDKAALILDKLVEKYNDDVIEDKNKIVKATSDFISNRLNIVSNELEQVDFTAETLQKNNRLTALASQADIFLQSETANDARIISTTNQIQLIDYMKDQLTNGSSETDLLPADVGITDNSSMQIIKNHNELVLQRDRILKSSTEKNPTVVNLNNQINSLKQNLSQSLDNVKSTNSITLKSLNKEDARISAQIYSAPGKARQFRDVKRQQDIKESLYLYLLQKREETAISQGMSSPNAKIVDKAYVTILPVTPKKSIVYLAAVLIGLILPATFIYARDFIDTTINDKDELAKVLSIPFLGDIPKSEKKKLMVQKVDYSPKAEAFRIIRSNINFMLQRNEACKTLFITSTKAQEGKSHTTTNLAKSFSFSEKKVLLIETDIRVPRVNDYLSIKADKGLTDFISDKSLNITDVTVKIEGNAFLDVIPSGTIPPNPAELLMSDRVNELFNIAKQNYDYILVDTAAVGLVTDTLLISDHADMFIYVVSANNIDKRELQHVAQTLYDDKRLPNMALLLNGTVKKKGYGYGYGNNPQRKKKKFGII, from the coding sequence ATGAATACCAATAAAACAAACAGTTTACAAAATGAACTGAAAGATAAAGTAGATTTATTTGTTTCAAAATGGAAGTTGTTACTATTTTGTTTACTCCTTGCATTAGGAATTGCTTACACCTATTTAAGATATGCTAATTATAAATATCAAGCTACTGCAACCATAAAAATAAATGATGAAAACCAGAAGAAGCAACTTCCTGAACTTTCAGCTTTGCAAGATTATGGTATGTTTTCAAATGACTTTACAAATATTAATGATGAAGTTTCTATCATAGAATCTAGATATTTAATTAATCAGGTTGTTGAAGACCTTAAATTAAACATTCAATACTATGTTAAAGGTAAGATTAAAGAACAAGAGATTTACAAAAATCCTCCTGTAATACTAAGCTTTTTTGAAAGCGATTCTTTAATTAACACTATAGATACTACGCTATATCTTAAAGTGAAATCACCAACAAAATTTATGCTTTCTAATGAGGAAGGCAATGATTTTTTTGATATGGAAAGCGCAAATGCTAAAGAATATTCTTTTGGTGATCGTATTAATTCTGGTTTTGGAGACTTTGTTATTACACCAAATGTTGGTAAAAATGAAGTTGAGCCTGGAACGAGTATGAAAATTGCAATGCACAACACCAATCTTATAGTTGAAAAATATAAAGGCAAACTAAAAGTAACATCTACCAAAGGATCTAATATTATTTCTTTAAGTCTTAAGGAAGGCATTAAAGATAAAGCAGCGCTTATATTAGACAAACTAGTAGAAAAATATAATGATGATGTCATTGAGGATAAAAACAAGATTGTTAAGGCAACTTCAGATTTTATAAGCAATAGACTTAATATTGTTTCTAATGAACTTGAACAAGTAGATTTTACTGCTGAAACCTTACAGAAAAATAATAGGTTAACAGCATTGGCTTCTCAAGCAGATATATTTTTGCAAAGTGAAACGGCAAATGATGCAAGAATAATTAGTACAACAAATCAAATTCAATTAATTGATTATATGAAAGATCAATTAACAAATGGTAGCTCTGAAACTGATCTATTACCTGCCGATGTTGGTATTACTGATAATTCTTCAATGCAGATTATTAAAAATCATAACGAATTAGTACTGCAACGTGATCGTATTTTAAAAAGTTCTACAGAAAAAAATCCAACAGTTGTTAATCTTAACAATCAGATCAATTCTTTAAAACAAAATTTAAGTCAAAGTTTAGATAACGTAAAATCTACCAACTCAATTACTTTAAAAAGTTTAAACAAAGAAGATGCTAGAATAAGTGCCCAAATATATTCTGCTCCTGGAAAAGCAAGACAGTTTAGAGATGTTAAACGTCAACAAGACATTAAAGAATCTCTATACCTATATTTATTACAAAAAAGAGAGGAAACTGCAATTTCTCAAGGCATGTCTTCACCTAATGCAAAAATAGTTGACAAGGCTTATGTGACCATTTTACCTGTTACTCCTAAAAAGTCTATTGTGTATTTGGCAGCTGTCTTAATTGGACTCATTTTACCTGCAACTTTTATTTATGCTAGAGATTTTATAGACACTACAATTAATGACAAAGATGAATTAGCAAAAGTTTTAAGTATTCCATTTTTAGGAGATATTCCAAAATCTGAAAAGAAAAAACTTATGGTTCAAAAAGTTGATTATTCCCCTAAAGCTGAAGCATTCAGAATTATTAGGTCGAATATTAATTTTATGCTTCAGAGAAATGAAGCTTGTAAAACGCTATTTATTACATCTACAAAAGCTCAAGAAGGTAAATCGCACACAACCACTAATTTAGCAAAATCCTTTTCTTTTTCTGAAAAGAAAGTATTATTAATAGAGACAGATATTAGAGTGCCAAGAGTCAATGATTATCTAAGCATTAAAGCTGATAAAGGTCTAACTGATTTTATTTCAGATAAATCTTTAAACATAACAGATGTTACAGTAAAGATTGAAGGCAATGCGTTTTTAGATGTTATACCATCTGGAACTATTCCACCAAATCCTGCAGAACTGCTTATGAGTGATCGTGTCAACGAACTTTTTAATATTGCCAAACAAAACTATGATTACATACTTGTAGATACAGCTGCAGTTGGCTTGGTTACAGATACCTTACTAATTAGTGATCATGCAGACATGTTTATATATGTCGTAAGTGCCAATAATATTGATAAACGTGAATTACAGCATGTGGCTCAAACGCTTTATGACGATAAACGTTTACCAAATATGGCTTTACTTTTAAATGGAACTGTTAAGAAGAAAGGTTATGGTTATGGCTACGGAAATAATCCACAACGAAAAAAGAAGAAATTCGGAATTATATAA
- a CDS encoding polysaccharide biosynthesis/export family protein → MNKKLNLNHSIKLLSIFVLIIASSCASRKDIVYFQDEPLNEDSQLENMSELSYKTNDILTIDVSSIEPAAVMPFNLSPVSYANTNNSSSLNANGNLLRQTYLVDPNGNIEFPVLGTLSVGGLTRTQATEMLKEKLREYVKDAIVNIRLINFTVTVLGEVNRPGTYTIQDERISLSEALGLAGDLTIYGKRDNVFLIREVDGKKKYAKLDLTSINVVNSPVYYLTQNDVIYVEPNKAQVRQSTYNQNTSVIISAVATLATITAILINSN, encoded by the coding sequence ATGAATAAAAAGCTCAACCTAAATCATTCAATTAAACTTTTATCAATCTTTGTTCTCATCATCGCATCATCTTGTGCTTCGAGAAAAGATATTGTTTATTTTCAAGATGAACCATTAAATGAAGATAGTCAATTAGAGAATATGTCTGAATTATCATATAAAACTAATGATATACTTACAATTGATGTATCTTCTATTGAGCCAGCAGCAGTCATGCCATTTAACTTATCACCTGTATCTTATGCAAATACTAATAATAGTAGCAGCTTAAATGCAAATGGTAATCTTTTAAGGCAAACCTATTTGGTAGATCCTAATGGTAATATCGAATTCCCTGTTCTTGGAACTTTAAGTGTTGGTGGACTTACAAGAACTCAGGCTACCGAAATGCTTAAAGAAAAATTGAGAGAATATGTTAAAGACGCCATTGTAAATATTAGACTAATTAACTTTACTGTTACTGTTTTAGGTGAAGTAAATAGACCAGGAACGTATACCATACAAGATGAACGAATTTCATTATCGGAAGCTTTAGGATTGGCTGGAGATTTAACCATTTACGGAAAAAGAGATAATGTGTTTTTAATTCGTGAAGTAGATGGCAAAAAGAAATATGCAAAACTTGATTTAACGTCGATTAACGTTGTGAATTCTCCTGTATATTATTTAACTCAAAATGATGTGATATATGTAGAACCAAATAAAGCACAAGTTCGTCAATCGACATACAACCAAAATACTTCCGTTATTATTTCTGCAGTAGCAACTTTAGCAACTATAACTGCAATACTTATCAATTCTAATTAA
- a CDS encoding polysaccharide biosynthesis protein has translation MIKRQLHNISQKYASRWLVMLFDLIVVALTFVIAYIIRFNFKIDFDVLVMFKQIPFVFLAAFISFLLVGSYKGVVRFTGFKDVVNIIIGVNILATILIITTFFSRKLHYQSLFNISGSVIYIHLMLNILFLIGFKLFIKSMYNHLMQDFKNKKRVMIYGAGNSGMLTYDAITNDPKNSHQIVAFIDDNDSKVGKKINTLYVYNLDRITTDLIEKLGVEEVVISIQNIEPSRLLEISSILFELGLKVKIVPPVQTWIDGDLSVGQIKDVNIEDLLGREPITIINPALVHEYENQIIFITGAAGSIGSEIARKATNYAYKKLILIDTAESALYELQQEFIRDGIKNFIAIVADVRDKKRMESLFHIYRPKIVFHAAAYKHVPLMENNPYEAVSVNIGGTRNMANLAVKHGVNKFVLISTDKAVNPTNVMGATKRIAELYATCLQGKGQTKFITTRFGNVLGSNGSVIPLFKKQIDAGGPLTVTHEDITRYFMTISEACQLVLEAATMGNGGEIFVFDMGESVKIHDLAKNMIILSGLRYPEDIDIKITGLRPGEKIYEELLADGEKTRPTYHEKIMIAKTIAIDADDVSEKIANLCMVNAKVQNLEVVSLIKHILPEYISNNSKFEVLDSKK, from the coding sequence ATGATAAAACGTCAACTTCATAACATATCTCAAAAATATGCCTCAAGATGGTTGGTAATGCTATTCGACCTTATTGTGGTAGCGTTAACGTTTGTTATTGCCTATATCATTCGTTTTAATTTCAAAATAGATTTTGATGTTCTTGTCATGTTTAAACAAATACCTTTTGTTTTTCTTGCGGCATTTATAAGTTTCTTACTTGTTGGCTCATACAAAGGCGTTGTTCGATTTACTGGATTTAAAGATGTCGTGAATATTATCATTGGAGTAAATATTTTAGCAACCATACTTATTATTACTACCTTTTTTAGTAGAAAATTGCACTACCAAAGTCTTTTTAATATTTCTGGATCTGTAATTTATATTCACTTAATGTTAAATATCCTATTCTTAATAGGGTTCAAACTCTTTATAAAATCTATGTATAATCATTTAATGCAAGATTTTAAAAACAAAAAAAGAGTAATGATTTATGGAGCTGGAAATTCTGGCATGCTTACCTATGATGCCATAACTAATGATCCAAAAAACAGTCATCAAATCGTTGCGTTTATAGATGACAATGATAGTAAAGTTGGTAAAAAAATAAACACATTGTATGTTTATAATTTAGATAGAATTACTACAGACCTTATAGAAAAATTAGGTGTTGAAGAAGTTGTTATTTCTATACAAAATATAGAACCTTCAAGGCTTTTAGAAATATCAAGCATCCTTTTTGAATTGGGTTTAAAAGTTAAAATTGTTCCACCAGTCCAAACTTGGATTGATGGTGATTTAAGTGTTGGTCAAATAAAAGATGTGAATATTGAAGATCTTTTAGGAAGAGAACCCATCACAATTATTAATCCTGCTCTAGTTCATGAATATGAAAATCAAATTATTTTTATTACAGGAGCAGCAGGTTCTATTGGAAGTGAAATTGCTAGAAAGGCAACTAATTATGCATACAAAAAATTAATACTTATCGATACTGCAGAATCAGCATTATATGAACTTCAACAAGAATTCATAAGAGATGGTATTAAAAATTTTATTGCAATTGTTGCTGATGTTCGTGACAAAAAACGAATGGAAAGCCTCTTTCATATTTATCGTCCAAAAATTGTATTTCATGCTGCAGCTTATAAGCATGTTCCTCTTATGGAGAACAATCCATATGAAGCCGTTAGCGTGAATATTGGTGGCACAAGAAATATGGCTAATTTAGCTGTTAAACATGGTGTTAATAAATTTGTACTCATTTCGACTGATAAAGCCGTAAACCCAACCAATGTCATGGGAGCAACAAAGCGTATTGCTGAGCTTTATGCGACTTGCTTACAAGGCAAAGGGCAAACCAAGTTTATCACTACGCGTTTTGGTAACGTTTTAGGTTCCAACGGATCTGTCATACCATTGTTTAAAAAACAAATTGATGCTGGTGGTCCTTTGACTGTGACACATGAAGATATTACAAGGTATTTTATGACCATCTCTGAAGCTTGTCAATTAGTTCTAGAAGCAGCAACAATGGGTAATGGTGGTGAGATTTTTGTTTTTGACATGGGAGAATCTGTTAAGATTCATGACCTTGCAAAAAATATGATTATCTTATCTGGTCTTCGCTATCCTGAAGATATTGACATTAAAATAACGGGATTACGTCCAGGTGAAAAAATATATGAAGAACTTTTAGCAGATGGTGAAAAGACTAGACCAACGTATCATGAAAAAATTATGATTGCTAAAACAATTGCAATTGATGCCGATGATGTTTCAGAGAAAATAGCAAATTTATGCATGGTGAATGCAAAGGTTCAAAATCTAGAGGTTGTATCACTAATAAAGCATATCTTGCCAGAATACATTTCTAATAATTCAAAATTTGAAGTTTTAGATTCGAAAAAATAA
- a CDS encoding aminotransferase class I/II-fold pyridoxal phosphate-dependent enzyme, with translation MESKIWLSSPHMGGNEQSYVNNAFDTNWIAPLGPHVDGFENEIQNYLKEDSLVAALSSGTAALHLALILLNVKQGDEVICQSKTFSASANPIVYQGATPVFIDSEEDTWNMSPEVLETAIQDRIKKGKKPKAIIAVHLYGMPYKATEIHSIANSYHIPVIEDSAEALGSTYKNIKCGTFGDIAILSFNGNKIITTSGGGALVTKNKAIREKAIFLATQARDNAVEYLHSSIGYNYRLSNVLAGIGRGQMEVLEDRVYARRQNYDTYKATLSAIEEITFLDEPKDFYSNRWLSCILTPSETIREGLRLKLLENNIESRPLWKPMHQQPVFKSCPSYLNGVSDDLFKKGLCLPSGSNLTESELDRVITAIKTYFRA, from the coding sequence ATGGAATCTAAAATATGGTTGTCATCACCTCATATGGGTGGTAACGAGCAATCTTATGTAAACAATGCTTTTGACACTAACTGGATAGCTCCTCTTGGGCCTCATGTTGATGGTTTTGAAAACGAAATACAAAATTACCTTAAAGAAGATAGTCTAGTAGCTGCATTAAGTTCTGGTACTGCTGCGCTTCATCTTGCACTTATACTTTTAAATGTTAAACAAGGAGATGAAGTTATTTGTCAGAGTAAAACTTTTTCAGCTTCAGCAAATCCTATTGTATACCAAGGTGCAACTCCTGTTTTTATAGATAGTGAAGAAGACACATGGAATATGTCTCCTGAAGTTTTAGAAACAGCAATTCAAGACCGAATTAAAAAAGGAAAAAAGCCAAAAGCTATTATTGCTGTGCATTTATACGGAATGCCATATAAAGCAACTGAAATTCATTCTATAGCGAACTCATATCATATTCCTGTAATTGAAGATAGTGCAGAAGCATTAGGAAGCACCTATAAAAACATAAAGTGTGGTACGTTTGGAGATATTGCTATTCTTTCATTTAACGGAAACAAAATAATTACGACTTCAGGTGGTGGTGCTTTAGTAACTAAAAATAAAGCTATTAGAGAAAAAGCAATTTTTCTTGCAACACAAGCAAGAGATAATGCCGTTGAGTATTTACACTCTTCAATTGGCTATAATTACAGATTATCAAATGTTTTAGCTGGAATTGGTAGAGGTCAGATGGAAGTTTTAGAAGATCGTGTTTATGCTAGAAGACAAAATTATGACACGTATAAAGCAACTCTTAGTGCTATTGAGGAAATTACATTTTTAGATGAACCTAAAGACTTCTATTCTAATCGATGGTTAAGTTGTATTTTAACACCTTCAGAAACCATAAGAGAAGGCCTTAGATTAAAACTGTTAGAAAACAATATAGAGTCAAGACCACTTTGGAAACCAATGCATCAGCAACCCGTTTTCAAATCTTGTCCAAGCTATTTAAATGGTGTTTCAGATGACTTATTTAAAAAAGGCTTATGTTTGCCTAGTGGGTCAAATTTAACTGAAAGTGAATTAGATAGAGTGATTACTGCAATAAAAACGTATTTTAGAGCATGA